Proteins encoded together in one Cicer arietinum cultivar CDC Frontier isolate Library 1 chromosome 4, Cicar.CDCFrontier_v2.0, whole genome shotgun sequence window:
- the LOC101508752 gene encoding UDP-glycosyltransferase 84B2-like — translation IKFSFSFKISTSLYLTVLKIVQQLTMASQNKKTKQEIHVLLVAFSAQGHLNPLLRLGKSLLTKGLNVTLATTELVYHRVFKPSSTTSTTVPTTFTTNGINILFFSDGFDISQGQKKVDDYMELIAKFGPISLTNLIKNNFINSSKKLACIINNPFVPWVTKVASEFNIPCACLWIQPCTLYSIYYRFYNNFNNFPTLENPEIDVELPGLPLLKPQDLPSFILPKNTYETLPKVLQEMFQNMKSLKWVLANSFEELEKDVIFSMNDIFPIKAVGPLVPYSLLGRDEEEDVGIEMWKPQDSCIEWLNKKPPSSVIYISFGSLIFLSEKQIESIAKALKNSESNFLWVIKNKEGGGEKISLPKFLLEESEEKGMVVTWCPQTKVLVHPSIACFLTHCGWNSILEAITAGTPMIGYPQWTDQPTNAKLVADVFGMGIRLKQDSDGFVESEEVERAIREMVGSEMFKKNALELKRKAREAVAHAGSSDTNIQSFVDEILASVMDHH, via the exons attaaattttcattCTCTTTTAAAATCTCCACCTCTTTATATCTCACTGTGTTGAAAATTGTTCAACAACTAACCATGGCttcacaaaacaaaaaaaccaaACAAGAAATTCATGTTCTGTTAGTAGCGTTTTCAGCTCAAGGCCACTTAAACCCTTTACTTAGACTAGGCAAATCTCTATTAACCAAAGGCTTAAACGTAACACTCGCCACCACTGAATTAGTTTACCACCGTGTCTTCAAACCTTCCTCCACTACTTCCACCACCGTCCCCACTACTTTCACCACCAACGGAATCAACATCCTGTTTTTCTCCGATGGCTTCGATATCAGCCAAGGTCAAAAAAAGGTTGATGATTACATGGAACTTATTGCAAAATTTGGACCCATTAGTCTCACAAATCTCATCAAAAACAATTTCATCAATAGTTCAAAAAAACTAGCTTGTATTATCAATAACCCTTTTGTTCCTTGGGTAACAAAAGTTGCTTCTGAATTCAATATCCCTTGTGCTTGTCTTTGGATTCAACCTTGTACTCTTTACTCAATCTACTATCGTTTCtacaacaatttcaacaattttCCAACACTTGAAAACCCCGAAATCGATGTTGAATTACCCGGTCTTCCATTGTTGAAACCACAAGATCTTCCATCTTTTATTCTCCCAAAAAACACTTATGAAACTTTACCAAAAGTACTACAAGAAATGTTCCAAAACATGAAATCTCTGAAATGGGTATTGGCGAATTCTTTTGAAGAATTGGAAAAAGATGTCATTTTTTCAATGAATGATATTTTTCCAATCAAAGCCGTTGGCCCATTAGTCCCTTATTCGTTACTCGGTCGAGACGAAGAAGAAGACGTCGGAATAGAAATGTGGAAGCCACAAGATTCTTGCATTGAATGGCTTAACAAAAAGCCACCATCTTcagttatttatatttcattcggaagtctaatttttttatctgaAAAACAAATCGAAAGCATAGCAAAAGCCTTGAAAAACAGCGAAAGCAATTTTCTTTGGgtgattaaaaataaagaaggaggaggtgaaaaaatttcactACCGAAGTTTTTGTTAGAAGAA TCGGAAGAGAAAGGAATGGTGGTAACATGGTGTCCACAAACGAAGGTTTTAGTTCATCCTTCAATAGCGTGTTTTTTAACACATTGTGGTTGGAATTCGATTTTGGAAGCTATAACAGCAGGGACACCAATGATTGGTTATCCACAATGGACAGATCAACCTACGAATGCGAAACTTGTGGCTGATGTTTTTGGAATGGGGATTCGATTGAAACAGGATAGTGATGGGTTTGTTGAAAGTGAGGAAGTTGAAAGAGCTATTAGAGAAATGGTTGGGAGTGAAATGTTTAAGAAAAATGCTTTGGAGCTTAAACGGAAGGCGAGGGAAGCGGTGGCTCATGCTGGTTCTTCTGATACGAATATTCAATCATTTGTTGATGAAAttcttgcttctgtaatggaTCATCATTGA